A window from Clupea harengus chromosome 14, Ch_v2.0.2, whole genome shotgun sequence encodes these proteins:
- the rock2a gene encoding rho-associated protein kinase 2 isoform X4 has product MSFGAERRMENRLLKLEGMIRDPRSAVNLESLLDSMNALVLDLDFPALRKNKNIETFLNRYDKVMGHIRELQMKSEDFDRVKVIGRGAFGEVQLVRHKPSQKVYAMKILSKFEMIKRSDSAFFWEERDIMAFADSPWVVQLCCAFQDDRYLYMVMEYMPGGDLVNLTSTYDVPEKWARFYTAEVVLALDAIHSMGFIHRDVKPDNMLLDSLGHLKLADFGTCMKMDGTGMVHCDTAVGTPDYISPEVLKSQGGDGYYGRECDWWSVGVFIYELLVGETPFYADSLVGTYSKIMDHKNSLNFPDDVEISKDAKSLICAFLMDREVRLGRNGVEEIKRHPFFKNDQWTFDTIRDTVAPVVPELSSDIDTSNFDEIEDDKGDVETFPTPKAFVGNQLPFVGFTYFKENQLLGPSNRSAVENERLVSIKDASVSAALQKQLHVLEEQLSAEMQAKEDLEHRSRTATSRLEKVTKELDEETNSRKNLESSLRQLEREKALLQHKSVESHRKAESEADRKRCLENEVNSLRDQLEELKKRNQNSHISNEKNIHLQKQLDEANSLLRTELDAAARLRKSQTELSKQLQQLESNGRELQDKCCMLENGKLKLEKDYISLQAALEAEKRDCSQGSETITDLQGRITSLEDDVKQSKVALSKGETEKRLLQERLTDQEKEKNNKEIDMMYKLKVLQQGLEQEETSHKATRARLADKSKISESIEGAKSEAMKELEQKLQEEHASKLRVENKLLELEKHSSMLDCDYKQALQKLDELRRHKDKLTEEVKNLTLKIEQEIQKRSLTQNDLKAQVQQLNTLRTSEKQLKQEANHLLDIKRSLEKQNQELRKERQDADGQMKELQDQLEAEQYFSTLYKTQVRELKEECEEKNKLYKDMQQTLQELQEERDSLAAQLEITLTKADSEQLARSIAEEQYSDLEKEKIMKELEIKEMMARHRQELGEKDTTINSLEEANRTLTSDVANLANEKEELNNKLKDNQEDMEKMKDLELQISQTKITFEKQLQSERTLKIQAVSKLAEIMNKKDPRGGGSRRGNETDLRRKEKENRKLQLELRTEKEKLNSTIIKYQKEINEMQAQLLDESQNRIDLQMALDSKDSDIEQMRGLLTSLNVHSLDSASVSSGPDFDTDDAYTVRKFSVKPSKRSFRKRQEPRREHTSKEIDHSSSNSDKESRLEGWLSMPVRNNTKRFGWERKYVVVSSKKILFYNSEQDKELSNPYMVLDIDKLFHVRSVTQTDVYRADAKEIPRIFQILYANEGESKREQELEPLPVGEKSYICHKGHEFIPTLYHFPANCEACTKPLWNMFKPPPALECRRCHIKCHKDHMDKKEEIIAPCRVNYDVSTAKNLLLLAISQEEQQKWVSRLVKKIPKKPLATDPAHRSSPRAPAKVLSTQSMRRPSRQLPPSKPS; this is encoded by the exons GATTCCATGAATGCCTTGGTTCTAGATTTGGACTTCCCGGCCTTACGCAAGAACAAGAACATTGAGACCTTCTTGAACAGAT atgataaGGTGATGGGGCACATCAGAGAGTTGCAGATGAAGTCTGAGGACTTTGACCGGGTGAAGGTGATCGGAAGGGGGGCCTTTGGCGAGGTTCAGCTG gtgcgCCACAAACCCTCTCAGAAAGTATATGCCATGAAGATCCTAAGCAAGTTTGAGATGATAAAGCGCTCCGACTCCGCCTTCttctgggaggagagagacatcaTGGCCTTCGCCGACAGCCCCTGGGTCGTACAA CTGTGCTGTGCCTTCCAAGACGACCGCTACCTGTACATGGTGATGGAGTACATGCCCGGCGGCGACCTGGTGAACCTGACCAGCACGTACGACGTGCCCGAGAAGTGGGCGCGCTTCTACACGGCCGAGGTGGTGCTGGCCCTGGACGCCATCCACTCCATGGGCTTCATCCACCGCGACGTCAAGCCCGACAACATGCTGCTGGACAGCCTAGGTCACCTCAAACTGGCCGACTTCGGCACCTGCATGAAGATGGACGGG ACTGGCATGGTGCATTGTGACACAGCGGTGGGCACGCCCGACTACATCTCCCCCGAGGTGCTCAAGTCACAAGGCGGTGACGGTTACTACGGCCGGGAGTGTGACTGGTGGTCAGTGGGCGTCTTCATCTATGAGCTGCTGGTCG GTGAAACGCCGTTCTATGCCGACTCGCTGGTCGGAACCTACAGCAAAATCATGGACCACAAGAACTCGCTCAACTTTCCGGACGACGTGGAGATCTCCAAGGATGCCAAGAGTCTGATCTGTGCCTTCCTCATGGACAG GGAAGTGCGTCTGGGTCGTAATGGGGTGGAGGAGATCAAACGCCACCCTTTCTTCAAGAACGACCAGTGGACCTTTGACACCATCAGGGACA CCGTGGCCCCTGTGGTTCCGGAGCTGAGCAGTGATATTGACACCAGTAACTTTGACGAGATCGAGGACGATAAGGGAGATGTAGAGACGTTCCCAACGCCCAAAGCCTTTGTGGGAAACCAGCTGCCCTTCGTGGGCTTCACCTACTTCAAAGAAAACCA gtTGCTAGGACCCTCAAATCGATCTGCTGTAGAGAATGAGCGGCTAGTGTCCATAAAG GATGCTTCTGTG tCGGCAGCACTACAGAAGCAGCTGCACGTGCTGGAGGAGCAGCTGAGTGCTGAGATGCAGGCCAAAGAAGATCTGGAGCATCGCTCCCGCACCGCCACCAGCCGCTTGGAGAAAGTCACCAAAGAGCTGGACGAGGAG acCAACAGCCGTAAGAACCTGGAGTCGTCCCTGCGGCAGCTGGAGCGGGAGAAGGCACTGCTGCAGCACAAGAGCGTGGAGAGCCACCGCAAGGCCGAGAGCGAGGCCGACCGCAAGCGCTGCCTGGAGAACGAGG TGAACAGCCTCAGGGACCAGCTAGAGGAACTAAAAAAGAGGAACCAGAACTCTCACATCTCCAATGAGAAGAACATCCACCTGCAGAAACAG ctGGACGAGGCCAACTCTCTGCTGCGGACGGAGTTGGACGCGGCGGCGCGACTGCGCAAGTCGCAGACGGAACTCagcaagcagctgcagcagctggagtCCAACGGGCGCGAGCTGCAGGACAAGTGCTGCATGCTGGAGAACGGCAAGCTCAAGCTGGAGAAGGACTACATCAGCCTGCAGGCCGCGCTCGAGGCCGAGAAGAGAGACTGCAGCCAGGGCTCCGAGACCATCACAGACCTACaag GGCGCATCACCAGTCTGGAGGATGACGTGAAGCAGTCGAAAGTGGCCCTGTCCAAAGGCGAGACGGAGAAGAGGCTGCTCCAGGAGAGGCTCACGGACCAGGAGAAG GAGAAGAACAATAAGGAGATCGACATGATGTACAAGCTGAAGGTGCTGCAGCAGGgcctggagcaggaggagacgtCCCACAAGGCCACCAGGGCCCGGCTGGCCGACAAGAGCAAGATCAGCGAGTCCATCGAGGGGGCCAAGTCCGAGGCCATGAAGG agctggagcagaagctgcaggaggAGCATGCCTCTAAGCTGCGTGTGGAGAACAAGCTCCTGGAGCTGGAGAAGCACAGCTCCATGCTGGACTGTGACTACAAGCAGGCGCTGCAGAAACTAGATGAACTGCGCAGACACAAGGACAAGCTtacagaggag gtgaagaaCCTCACGCTGAAGATTGAGCAGGAGATTCAGAAGCGCTCGCTGACGCAGAACGACCTGAAGGCCCAGGTCCAGCAGCTGAACACCCTGCGCACCTCAGAGAAGCAGCTCAAGCAGGAGGCCAACCACCTGCTGGACATCAAGCGCAGCCTGGAGAAACAGAACCAGGAGCTCCGCAA GGAACGCCAGGATGCAGATGGACAGATGAAGGAGCTACAGGACCAGTTGGAGGCTGAGCAGTATTTCTCA ACTTTGTACAAGACCCAAGTACGGGAACTGAAGGAGGAGTGTGAAGAGAAGAATAAGCTATATAAGGACATGCAGCAGACTCTGCAGGAGTTACAGGAAGAACG GGACTCCCTGGCAGCCCAGCTGGAGATCACGCTGACCAAGGCAGACTCGGAGCAGCTGGCACGCTCCATTGCCGAGGAGCAGTACTCGgacctggagaaggagaagatcaTGAAGGAGCTGGAGATAAAGGAGATGATGGCGAGGCACAGGCAGGAGCTGGGCGAGAAGGACACCACCATCAACTCG TTAGAGGAGGCTAATCGCACACTGACTAGCGACGTAGCCAACCTGGCCAATGAGAAGGAAGAGCTGAACAACAAACTGAAGGATAACCAAGAAG atatggagaagatgaaggactTGGAGCTGCAAATCAGTCAGACTAAGATCACCTTCGAGAAGCAGCTTCAGTCTGAGAGAACCTTGAAGATTCAG GCGGTAAGCAAGTTAGCTGAGATCATGAACAAGAAGGACCCGCGGGGCGGAGGCAGTCGCCGTGGAAATGAAACCGACTTGCGgcggaaggagaaggagaacaggAAGCTGCAGCTGGAGCTGCGTACGGAGAAAGAGAAGCTCAACAGCACCATCATCAAGTACCAGAAGGAGATCAACGAGATGCAAGCG CAACTGTTGGACGAGAGCCAGAACCGTATTGATCTGCAGATGGCGCTAGACAGTAAGGACAGTGACATTGAGCAGATGCGCGGCCTCCTCACCTCGCTCAACGTCCACTCACTGGACTCTGCCAGCGTCTCCAGCGGACCCGACTTCGACACCGACGACGCCTACACAG TGCGAAAGTTCTCAGTCAAGCCCAGCAAACGGTCTTTTAGAAAACGCCAGGAGCCCCGGCGTGAACACACCTCTAAAGAAATCGACCACTCCTCGTCTAACTCTGACAAAG AATCGAGGCTCGAAGGATGGCTTTCAATGCCTGTGCGGAACAACACCAAGCGTTTTGGATGGGAAAGAAAG TATGTCGTGGTAAGCAGCAAGAAGATTCTTTTCTACAACAGCGAACAGGACAAAGAATTGTCCAACCCCTACATGGTGCTAGACATTGA TAAACTCTTCCATGTGCGGTCTGTCACCCAAACGGATGTGTACCGCGCCGACGCCAAAGAAATCCCTAGGATATTCCAG ATCCTGTATGCCAATGAAGGAGAGAGCAAgcgggagcaggagctggagccgCTGCCCGTAGGCGAGAAGTCCTACATCTGCCACAAGGGTCACGAGTTCATCCCCACGCTTTACCACTTCCCCGCCAACTGCGAGGCCTGCACCAAGCCCCTGTGGAACATGTTCAAGCCGCCGCCAGCTCTCGAGTGCCGGCGCTGCCACATCAAGTGCCACAAGGACCACATGGACAAGAAGGAGGAGATCATTGCACCCTGTAGAG TGAACTACGATGTTTCCACGGCAAagaacctgctgctgctggccataTCACAGGAAGAGCAGCAGAAGTGGGTCAGCAGGCTGGTCAAAAAGATCCCCAAGAAGCCCCTGGCGACTGACCCGGCTCACCGCTCCTCACCCCGGGCCCCCGCCAAAGTGCTGTCCACCCAGTCAATGAGGAGACCCAGCCGACAGCTGCCCCCCAGTAAACCCAG TTAA
- the rock2a gene encoding rho-associated protein kinase 2 isoform X3: protein MSFGAERRMENRLLKLEGMIRDPRSAVNLESLLDSMNALVLDLDFPALRKNKNIETFLNRYDKVMGHIRELQMKSEDFDRVKVIGRGAFGEVQLVRHKPSQKVYAMKILSKFEMIKRSDSAFFWEERDIMAFADSPWVVQLCCAFQDDRYLYMVMEYMPGGDLVNLTSTYDVPEKWARFYTAEVVLALDAIHSMGFIHRDVKPDNMLLDSLGHLKLADFGTCMKMDGTGMVHCDTAVGTPDYISPEVLKSQGGDGYYGRECDWWSVGVFIYELLVGETPFYADSLVGTYSKIMDHKNSLNFPDDVEISKDAKSLICAFLMDREVRLGRNGVEEIKRHPFFKNDQWTFDTIRDTVAPVVPELSSDIDTSNFDEIEDDKGDVETFPTPKAFVGNQLPFVGFTYFKENQLLGPSNRSAVENERLVSIKDASVSAALQKQLHVLEEQLSAEMQAKEDLEHRSRTATSRLEKVTKELDEETNSRKNLESSLRQLEREKALLQHKSVESHRKAESEADRKRCLENEVNSLRDQLEELKKRNQNSHISNEKNIHLQKQLDEANSLLRTELDAAARLRKSQTELSKQLQQLESNGRELQDKCCMLENGKLKLEKDYISLQAALEAEKRDCSQGSETITDLQGRITSLEDDVKQSKVALSKGETEKRLLQERLTDQEKEKNNKEIDMMYKLKVLQQGLEQEETSHKATRARLADKSKISESIEGAKSEAMKELEQKLQEEHASKLRVENKLLELEKHSSMLDCDYKQALQKLDELRRHKDKLTEEVKNLTLKIEQEIQKRSLTQNDLKAQVQQLNTLRTSEKQLKQEANHLLDIKRSLEKQNQELRKERQDADGQMKELQDQLEAEQYFSTLYKTQVRELKEECEEKNKLYKDMQQTLQELQEERDSLAAQLEITLTKADSEQLARSIAEEQYSDLEKEKIMKELEIKEMMARHRQELGEKDTTINSLEEANRTLTSDVANLANEKEELNNKLKDNQEDMEKMKDLELQISQTKITFEKQLQSERTLKIQAVSKLAEIMNKKDPRGGGSRRGNETDLRRKEKENRKLQLELRTEKEKLNSTIIKYQKEINEMQAQLLDESQNRIDLQMALDSKDSDIEQMRGLLTSLNVHSLDSASVSSGPDFDTDDAYTVRKFSVKPSKRSFRKRQEPRREHTSKEIDHSSSNSDKESRLEGWLSMPVRNNTKRFGWERKYVVVSSKKILFYNSEQDKELSNPYMVLDIDKLFHVRSVTQTDVYRADAKEIPRIFQILYANEGESKREQELEPLPVGEKSYICHKGHEFIPTLYHFPANCEACTKPLWNMFKPPPALECRRCHIKCHKDHMDKKEEIIAPCRVNYDVSTAKNLLLLAISQEEQQKWVSRLVKKIPKKPLATDPAHRSSPRAPAKVLSTQSMRRPSRQLPPSKPSPPRADAPKMRREIFSGQPNNS, encoded by the exons GATTCCATGAATGCCTTGGTTCTAGATTTGGACTTCCCGGCCTTACGCAAGAACAAGAACATTGAGACCTTCTTGAACAGAT atgataaGGTGATGGGGCACATCAGAGAGTTGCAGATGAAGTCTGAGGACTTTGACCGGGTGAAGGTGATCGGAAGGGGGGCCTTTGGCGAGGTTCAGCTG gtgcgCCACAAACCCTCTCAGAAAGTATATGCCATGAAGATCCTAAGCAAGTTTGAGATGATAAAGCGCTCCGACTCCGCCTTCttctgggaggagagagacatcaTGGCCTTCGCCGACAGCCCCTGGGTCGTACAA CTGTGCTGTGCCTTCCAAGACGACCGCTACCTGTACATGGTGATGGAGTACATGCCCGGCGGCGACCTGGTGAACCTGACCAGCACGTACGACGTGCCCGAGAAGTGGGCGCGCTTCTACACGGCCGAGGTGGTGCTGGCCCTGGACGCCATCCACTCCATGGGCTTCATCCACCGCGACGTCAAGCCCGACAACATGCTGCTGGACAGCCTAGGTCACCTCAAACTGGCCGACTTCGGCACCTGCATGAAGATGGACGGG ACTGGCATGGTGCATTGTGACACAGCGGTGGGCACGCCCGACTACATCTCCCCCGAGGTGCTCAAGTCACAAGGCGGTGACGGTTACTACGGCCGGGAGTGTGACTGGTGGTCAGTGGGCGTCTTCATCTATGAGCTGCTGGTCG GTGAAACGCCGTTCTATGCCGACTCGCTGGTCGGAACCTACAGCAAAATCATGGACCACAAGAACTCGCTCAACTTTCCGGACGACGTGGAGATCTCCAAGGATGCCAAGAGTCTGATCTGTGCCTTCCTCATGGACAG GGAAGTGCGTCTGGGTCGTAATGGGGTGGAGGAGATCAAACGCCACCCTTTCTTCAAGAACGACCAGTGGACCTTTGACACCATCAGGGACA CCGTGGCCCCTGTGGTTCCGGAGCTGAGCAGTGATATTGACACCAGTAACTTTGACGAGATCGAGGACGATAAGGGAGATGTAGAGACGTTCCCAACGCCCAAAGCCTTTGTGGGAAACCAGCTGCCCTTCGTGGGCTTCACCTACTTCAAAGAAAACCA gtTGCTAGGACCCTCAAATCGATCTGCTGTAGAGAATGAGCGGCTAGTGTCCATAAAG GATGCTTCTGTG tCGGCAGCACTACAGAAGCAGCTGCACGTGCTGGAGGAGCAGCTGAGTGCTGAGATGCAGGCCAAAGAAGATCTGGAGCATCGCTCCCGCACCGCCACCAGCCGCTTGGAGAAAGTCACCAAAGAGCTGGACGAGGAG acCAACAGCCGTAAGAACCTGGAGTCGTCCCTGCGGCAGCTGGAGCGGGAGAAGGCACTGCTGCAGCACAAGAGCGTGGAGAGCCACCGCAAGGCCGAGAGCGAGGCCGACCGCAAGCGCTGCCTGGAGAACGAGG TGAACAGCCTCAGGGACCAGCTAGAGGAACTAAAAAAGAGGAACCAGAACTCTCACATCTCCAATGAGAAGAACATCCACCTGCAGAAACAG ctGGACGAGGCCAACTCTCTGCTGCGGACGGAGTTGGACGCGGCGGCGCGACTGCGCAAGTCGCAGACGGAACTCagcaagcagctgcagcagctggagtCCAACGGGCGCGAGCTGCAGGACAAGTGCTGCATGCTGGAGAACGGCAAGCTCAAGCTGGAGAAGGACTACATCAGCCTGCAGGCCGCGCTCGAGGCCGAGAAGAGAGACTGCAGCCAGGGCTCCGAGACCATCACAGACCTACaag GGCGCATCACCAGTCTGGAGGATGACGTGAAGCAGTCGAAAGTGGCCCTGTCCAAAGGCGAGACGGAGAAGAGGCTGCTCCAGGAGAGGCTCACGGACCAGGAGAAG GAGAAGAACAATAAGGAGATCGACATGATGTACAAGCTGAAGGTGCTGCAGCAGGgcctggagcaggaggagacgtCCCACAAGGCCACCAGGGCCCGGCTGGCCGACAAGAGCAAGATCAGCGAGTCCATCGAGGGGGCCAAGTCCGAGGCCATGAAGG agctggagcagaagctgcaggaggAGCATGCCTCTAAGCTGCGTGTGGAGAACAAGCTCCTGGAGCTGGAGAAGCACAGCTCCATGCTGGACTGTGACTACAAGCAGGCGCTGCAGAAACTAGATGAACTGCGCAGACACAAGGACAAGCTtacagaggag gtgaagaaCCTCACGCTGAAGATTGAGCAGGAGATTCAGAAGCGCTCGCTGACGCAGAACGACCTGAAGGCCCAGGTCCAGCAGCTGAACACCCTGCGCACCTCAGAGAAGCAGCTCAAGCAGGAGGCCAACCACCTGCTGGACATCAAGCGCAGCCTGGAGAAACAGAACCAGGAGCTCCGCAA GGAACGCCAGGATGCAGATGGACAGATGAAGGAGCTACAGGACCAGTTGGAGGCTGAGCAGTATTTCTCA ACTTTGTACAAGACCCAAGTACGGGAACTGAAGGAGGAGTGTGAAGAGAAGAATAAGCTATATAAGGACATGCAGCAGACTCTGCAGGAGTTACAGGAAGAACG GGACTCCCTGGCAGCCCAGCTGGAGATCACGCTGACCAAGGCAGACTCGGAGCAGCTGGCACGCTCCATTGCCGAGGAGCAGTACTCGgacctggagaaggagaagatcaTGAAGGAGCTGGAGATAAAGGAGATGATGGCGAGGCACAGGCAGGAGCTGGGCGAGAAGGACACCACCATCAACTCG TTAGAGGAGGCTAATCGCACACTGACTAGCGACGTAGCCAACCTGGCCAATGAGAAGGAAGAGCTGAACAACAAACTGAAGGATAACCAAGAAG atatggagaagatgaaggactTGGAGCTGCAAATCAGTCAGACTAAGATCACCTTCGAGAAGCAGCTTCAGTCTGAGAGAACCTTGAAGATTCAG GCGGTAAGCAAGTTAGCTGAGATCATGAACAAGAAGGACCCGCGGGGCGGAGGCAGTCGCCGTGGAAATGAAACCGACTTGCGgcggaaggagaaggagaacaggAAGCTGCAGCTGGAGCTGCGTACGGAGAAAGAGAAGCTCAACAGCACCATCATCAAGTACCAGAAGGAGATCAACGAGATGCAAGCG CAACTGTTGGACGAGAGCCAGAACCGTATTGATCTGCAGATGGCGCTAGACAGTAAGGACAGTGACATTGAGCAGATGCGCGGCCTCCTCACCTCGCTCAACGTCCACTCACTGGACTCTGCCAGCGTCTCCAGCGGACCCGACTTCGACACCGACGACGCCTACACAG TGCGAAAGTTCTCAGTCAAGCCCAGCAAACGGTCTTTTAGAAAACGCCAGGAGCCCCGGCGTGAACACACCTCTAAAGAAATCGACCACTCCTCGTCTAACTCTGACAAAG AATCGAGGCTCGAAGGATGGCTTTCAATGCCTGTGCGGAACAACACCAAGCGTTTTGGATGGGAAAGAAAG TATGTCGTGGTAAGCAGCAAGAAGATTCTTTTCTACAACAGCGAACAGGACAAAGAATTGTCCAACCCCTACATGGTGCTAGACATTGA TAAACTCTTCCATGTGCGGTCTGTCACCCAAACGGATGTGTACCGCGCCGACGCCAAAGAAATCCCTAGGATATTCCAG ATCCTGTATGCCAATGAAGGAGAGAGCAAgcgggagcaggagctggagccgCTGCCCGTAGGCGAGAAGTCCTACATCTGCCACAAGGGTCACGAGTTCATCCCCACGCTTTACCACTTCCCCGCCAACTGCGAGGCCTGCACCAAGCCCCTGTGGAACATGTTCAAGCCGCCGCCAGCTCTCGAGTGCCGGCGCTGCCACATCAAGTGCCACAAGGACCACATGGACAAGAAGGAGGAGATCATTGCACCCTGTAGAG TGAACTACGATGTTTCCACGGCAAagaacctgctgctgctggccataTCACAGGAAGAGCAGCAGAAGTGGGTCAGCAGGCTGGTCAAAAAGATCCCCAAGAAGCCCCTGGCGACTGACCCGGCTCACCGCTCCTCACCCCGGGCCCCCGCCAAAGTGCTGTCCACCCAGTCAATGAGGAGACCCAGCCGACAGCTGCCCCCCAGTAAACCCAG CCCACCTAGAGCGGATGCCCCCAAGATGAGGCGAGAGATCTTCAGTGGCCAGCCAAACAACTCATGA